CTGTGAGGTGCGGATGGAAGCTCGGAGAGGCTAGCGAGGCGGACGTTGAGGTCACCCTGCTGCACAcgttggtgggggggggggggggtggtgttcagatcctttacttaggCAGCGGTACGGCAGGGTAAAAAAAACTCCATCGCAAGTAAAAGTTCAAATTACCGTGGGACAGGAGAGGGGTCGCTCACAGTAACAAACCCACGGAGAGATTGCCACCCGACTCTGCAGCGCCCCCCGGTGCTCACTGTTTGTATGGCGACTTGACCGTTTCGGTtgactctcaccgctctcatcgaCCTCTGTTTTcggcaggcagctgtttttatggGGGGAAAGGTATTAAAAGGGGGGCAGGAGTTCTtcgggagttggtggagagtAAAACGAgctaaaatgtatgtatgaatgtcgGACATAAAGTTTGTAAGGCCCCCCCCCCGGCCGGCCAAACACAAATTAGCTAACATGAACGCAGTGTCGGAATGAGGCTAGCCGGATAGAGGCAGCCTCCAGTTCGGCGTGGGGGAGCCGCGTCGGTCAAACAgctcctttcccctctccttaATTTGGCCTTTTTCGTCGGCGATGCCcccactttctttcttttttttcaatatcGGCCGCCACGGAGAAAGGAGCGCGCCAGCAATCTGAGAGATTGTTGTGTCCTTGTGGCTGACGGTCGCAGGAAAACGCAACCTGCTAAAAGGCCACTGCTGTTAAAGTCATCGTTAGGAGGAGTGATCTGTGCTCCTCGGGACTACTTTGTGTCATTAGTGGGAGTTTAGCGAGAACCGTTGTAATGTAACCATTATGCACTTTGACCAGCTGCCTTTAATTGCCTTTGggagccgtgtgtgtgtgtgtgtgtgtgtgtgtgtgtgtgtgagagtgcttGTACTGTGAGGGGAGCAGGTGCTTTACAGAGCAAAGGCAAGCTGTTCTCTTCAAAAATCAGAAACTGTCCTTTCAGCTGACCAGCATGAGCAAGTCCATCTGTCCAGTCcgccccttctctctctctctctctctctctctacattttgtttatgttgttttttctctgggggggggggggtagcggCTTGGGGCGTCTTTGAGTGCTGTTTGGTTTAGGTAGAGGTTGAACCACGGTGACGCTGTGCTCCacccaacattttttttttttttactaaactCAATGTAACATTAATCTGGGATTTGGTTATCATGATATCTTTCACGGGTCTTTAAAGGATAGGCTGGTGTCCTGTTCTTCTTATTGGCAACAAATCCTATTAAAAGAATGCATTAGTGCGTCTGTCAAtgctttctgacttccctgcGCCGTCTGGGGCACTTAGCCACAAAcccactggttcctactgaagtCGTCaaccttttaaagctgcatgtttttatgtgaacCATGCATCGAATGACTGTGTGCAATGTGAAAATGGTCACTCatagtgataaaaaaaacacagagaattattaccccactcctcttcttttttttttagcatctttcagctcattgttttggtttttacagccTGCAGACTTCACTGTTTGGGTTCAAGTCTTACGGCTCTCGTCAGCCTTTATTAGCCAAAACAAATCGATGCTGCTTTTAAAACGGGTCGCAAGTACAGTATCTCTTTTTGACCGCTAATAGCATGGTGCGCGTGCACAAGGAAGAATAAGGCTGCCAAACCCGCACGGGATGCAGCCCATTGGACTAGCATTAGCTTTCAGCATGTTCAAAGAATCGGCTTCTCAAGGATGCAGCtcattaaagtgtgtgtttgacatttaacaACGGAGCTGTAAGGCACCGAGGAATAAGCTATACCAGGCTTTCGGGCATAtagattgttttggttttggccttttcatggtACTTGTTGacagttaaataaatatttaaaaatatgttttacagttacagttaacTGACTCACACTTTTGTGAgcttatttgaatgttttagcTCAATCCAAATGAACAGTGAATCATTCCAcgtcattattattttttttttttccaaagtatTTCTAAAGCACTTATTGTGATCCatgcattgttttattgtttcatacTAATATTAAGGTATTTATtggaaaacatcaaaacacccAGTAATTCccatctggttattttatctaAAACTGTACCATGCCACGATACATATTGCTTTGCAGGATATGAAATTACACACCAGTGTATTCCGTATTGCAGAATTCACAAGCGTGTCgttcaacatgcacacacacacacacacacacacacacacgcagggagGCATACACATACTGCCACTGACGTAAATTTGCGTCATCAGATTGACTTTTAATATAGGAAGCTACGGAGCTCCGCTGTCGTTCTGTGGTTTCAAATCCCAGCTGCGCGGCAGGGTATCGAGCAGTCCACATCCGTGGCAATATGAAAACTGTCGAGCTAGATTACGTTCCAGCCCCTGCGTCACAGACTTCATGCTCTCCGGGCAGATGAGAGTGACGTTTTCCCATTGCTTTGGGCAGGGGAGATCAGCAGAACCTCATGACTCCAAATTCTCTCCGCTCCCTCGACTTCCCTCACAGAAAAGGGACTTCCACGTATCATGTCTGTTACCATGGTGGCCTCCATGGAAGCTTCTTGGTGAGAACAACTGGGCTCAATCaggaacaaaagcaaaatctgCTTACGAGCCCCGGAGATGAATCAAATCtgatgctctctctccccctccctctctctcgcgCCACACCGCGTACATGcgcactgtactgtatacatcATCCATGTCCAACTCCCAGACATCTGCGGTGCTTTCCCCTTAATTGCCTCCGGCCTCCAGCGGGGCTTTTGTGAGACAGGATCACTTCCCGTTAACCCCTGTTACCACGGAAACAGTGTCAGAGCCCCGTCACCGGGCCACCGCTTGTTTCACTCCGCTGCTTCAgtcctcgcacacacacacacacacgcaggtgtTATGTTTACACGCTCACGGGGATGTCTAAACAGGAAACAGACGCCATTAGGTCACAGGAGGATCAGGCCAAATAACaatcctgctgtttgtttatattatgcTCCTTAGTTGAAGCCACTCTGTGTTTGCCTTTCTGATCACTTTATCCATTGTTGAGGGATCCATGATTTTGAATGCGTCTCTTCTTACAGCCGCAGTGTGTGAAATACCCCTTGACGACTGACTGTTCGCCAAACCTATGCGTCAGTAGCACAGCGTGCTGTAGTCAGAGTGATACTTGGCATTTACAGAGCTTGGAGGTCGGCgccttttgtcattttgtcaagcacaaaagtgtaaggaatggattaaacgGTGCTTTAACGTGGGCTGCACAACGCTGCAAGACTGCATCGCTTTGCAGGGTCACAGGTTACGCAACCCTGCAGCTTCTTTCAAAATGCTGCGCTTTCCCTCTCCACAGAGAGAATGACTAGCTGACGTTACTGGACGACGCCTGAGCAGAGTCGATATGAAAATTCAGAGGACGATTGTTGAGGCACATTTCTATCCGCGACTGAGACGTGACACGTACCCGGGAGTTTCTAAAATCCCCGTAAATGCTGAAATCAAAGGGAGGCTGTAAAAACCGTTGAGAAAAGctgctccagcttctccagtcTAATCCGTTCCTCTCCTACCTCTTTCTGCCTTCATCGCTCGCAAAGCATTAAGGGCAAAACTGAGTCACAGGTGAACCGCTGCATGGCTTAATTGATGATTGCTTGACTTCCTTGCTTTGTCTTGTATGAGGACATCCAACCAACCGAGAGCGCTTCTGACTTTCTATGGATGTTTTAGAACAGGGTCAAAATTTGGACACCTTATGACCACATTTGACATTCTTGTGTATATATAGTGCCAATATAGATAGCCAACGGTACAGAGTTGAAAGGAAATTAAGGTAGTGTGAGATGGGGAAGGACATGCAATAAAAGCCCCCAGATGTCGGTGCCGTAACACCAGAGTGCCCTCAGATTTGACATTCAATGGAAATTCAAGACAGGCCCACTTCTAGATGTTTGGCCAAGACCGTTTCTGACAGTCTGTTGCCGTTCAGAACACCTGTTAGACACACCTTATCATCTATGGACATTCGAATCAGCGGAATAATGTAAACGTCGTTTTAAGACCACTTTTGAGCATCACTAAACGTTCATTACGTGCTCAGAGTTAGGCCTCTTACTGTAGTGCGACTTTTTTTTAAGTGGGCtacaaatgaaagaaaggcCTATTGAAGATGAAGTATTGACTGATGGCCCTGGTGACTAACTTGGATTGTCTTGAAGGTTATCTGCTCCGGCTCGTGAGTCACACTGTAATAGCGAGACACTGCCAAGCTCTTGTGAAAGATAATATAATGTTTGTGCTGCTTGGAGGCAGAAACGTCCACCGACGTGACGCAGACGCTGACTCACAACTCAAAATGGCAAAATGATGGTGAGGGTTTTTAGCCAGAGAGAGGTTTCCGAAGGCTGATTCTGACACCGGGACGGTTTGATCGATTGAACCTGACCTGTTTTCCTGCAGACGATCCTGGTCGGGGACAGTGGAGTGGGAAAGACGTCTCTGTTGGTGCAGTTCGATCAGGGAAAGTTCATCCCCGGCTCCTTCTCTGCTACAGTGGGCATTGGATTcacggtatgtgtgtgtgtgtgtgtgtgtgtgtgcatgtactatTTGCGTGTGCGTATATCTTTTTCATATGGGACATACAGGAAGTGAAATTCAGTAGGACAAATCATGCAGTTAAGTGTCAgttcattataataataatatctatggttttggtttaattggcccagtttttgagatatctgtgCGAGACCTCCGCCTCCATCCCTATCCCTATACAATGGAGGCAAATGGAGTTTATTTTGTTCACAACATTGCAAAATTACAAAAGAATCTGGATAATTCATAGGACACCTGCTTCTGATTTCCTCGGGAAACAAAAGCACTCCAACTCGACTACTTAAAAGTCCTCCAAAAGGGACTGCTCTCAAGGCAAGGTGGTGAACTACCGTAAGCCGgcaagctaacagctaacatgCAGGCCAACCAGTAAGAGGCTCGCGCAGTCCCAAGCACACTCACAAAAAGCTCTATGAACTAGCTAGCTGGTTAGCTccgcaaaaaacaaacatgcctCTTTTGTGGAGCGGtataaatgctggtgtgacgGGGGCCTTTAATCCAACCAAAGTTCCAAAGAAAACAGTTGACAGTGAGACCTGTGGACGAGTATCACTGATCCTTCAaaagagatgctgctgctgaatctTTTAGATGTCACAGAAATCTCAAAACACAGGTTTCTGTTTGGTAATTTGGGCAAATTGCTCCTTTAATCATTCTTTAATCTGTGCGGCCAGTGCCAATTCCAGCGTCAgttcaaatctgtgtgtgtgtgtgtgtgtttgcttctctCAGAATAAAGAGGTGACAGTTGACGACGTGAAGGTCAAACTACAGGTCAGTAAGTAAATCAGCTCCTCTGAGAACTTGATGTGCTTTCACAATAGCAGCCTATTTTTAGTGCGTGGGCTGGTTTCCTCTTGGGCGCCAGCGTTGTAACTGAAAACGAGAGTTAGCCAAGTGGAACCAGGCCAAATCACCATgtacagcttcttttttttcttttttctcccttctctttttCAGATTTGGGACACAGCGGGACAGGAAAGGTTTCGAAGTGTGACACATGCCTATTACAGAGATGCGCACGGTGAGGCGGATACACACCGGGATCTCCATCTGACTCTCAGCTGTACATTTATCCACAGAACTTGCTGTCATATAGATTCATTTATCATCTTCTTTATTTTTGGTTCTATCTCTAAAGCTTTGCTCCTGCTGTATGACATCACCAGCAAAACCTCCTTTGACAACATTAGGGTAAGTCTGGGATATGTCTACAGCCTGGAAAGATATGGGAATGAGCGGGTCAGCAGGAGGAAATGGCCTTTAACTAAAATCAGTAAAGCCAAAGAGAGTATACAATGAACTGTGGATCAACTATCAATAGTGTCGGCACAAATGCACAtgagtgtgcgtgcatgcatatgtgtgtgtgtgtgtgtgtgtgtgtgtgtgtgtgtgtgtgtattataatTAACCTGCCCTCCAAGTTTAAGCctaatacaaacacactttctctttgttttgttggatTGTCTGTGTattcctgtgtctgtctgtctgtctgtccctcttgTTGCAGGCATGGTTAACAGAAGTCCATGAGTATGCACAGAGCGATGTAGTCATCATGTTGCTGGGCAACAAGGTGAGAGGGAATAGTTTGAGAGGCTCCGCAAGTGAAGGAAAGAGTCTTAAGTAAATAGAAAGGGATGTGACTGTGGCCCCTTGCAGTAGCAGATATGCAATACATGTTTGTGATATTGATTGAATTTACTAAAAGAAGATATggtataatataattataaatcATATGCATGTTATAATAAAGAACTACCAATTAGCAGGAGCTTGGTTTGTGTATTGAAATATCCGAGGACGCACATTTACACAATACGAAAATGAATAGAAGAGAGTCAAAGCCGCAACAATcatcaatatttgtatattaactATGGGTCAAATGACCGTGTGTGATGTGACAGCTGTTGCTCATGGTGACAAACCCCACAGGGAATTATCACCAGGCAACCGTTCATGCCCATTAAATCTACACTGACTGGTTTAACTGACAGTTTTTACTGTTATTGCCATAATCAGTCGCTACCTAGACCTCCACCTAAAATTACCCAATGTGATGGTTAATATAACCGCTATGTCTATCAAATGAAAGAGGCGGGTTATGTGGTTTCACGCCATTCCACTGTTTGACAGTAGGCGGCAGTAAACTCATTAAGTAACGTAGCAATGTGccagcaaaaataaatgtattatggggaattataattaattaatactgCTGACTGGAAacctccacagggcaccttaaaatgtatttttaaagagTGACACCACGCGTATTTGTGCTCTAAGCATCCTGTAAGAAGTCTGAAGTCTTAAAAAGTTTATCacgcatgtttgttttttaaatatttaaatattgcaAGACACACAAGACCACAAAGTGTACAGTAGAGTCTTTTTCCAGGGGACCTATTCTTACCATACtgtctctgcatctctctctctctctctctctcaggctgaCATGAGCAGTGACAGGGCGATCAggagagacgaaggagagaGGCTGGCCAGAGTGAGTATTTCATCCACAGCTGTGCGACCATAAGTGACGTGGTTTACCCTGCTGGTCACCGTTGTTTGGCTCCTCTTCGTGTCTGCAGGAGTACTCGGTTCCCTTCATGGAGACGAGCGCCAAGACGGGAGTCAACGTCGAGCTGGCCTTCACTGCTGTGGCCAAGTACGAAGCACTGTACACTCTGCTGTGCACTCAGCTGGcctgaactattcctttcagCTGTTTGGTGTTCAGCACAGAGAATAACAAGCAATAAGCAGCTGCTAATACAATAATATGTCAAACTCTATTTGGAAAAATATCTCTAAAGGGGTTAATACACATGTAGTCACTTACAGACATTAGCTGTCACATATttttactgatgatgatgactgaaaTCATCATTATGATAACTGTTATTGTAATATAtcattattcatgttttacagGCTGTTTCAACCACAGACTGTGGTTTCAACCCATTTATCAAGCCATttaatgaaatgctgttttgtaCACTTTAATGGGATATTATAATCCATGAATTAACCCCAAAATTTGGGGTGAACCCCTGAATTTGTGTTCCTTCCTTGAAGGGATTGATGAAGGgctttatttgatattttaattgcaaattttttcccccccttaaAAGTCCCTTATTTCATGCAGAaaacctataaaaaaaaaaaaaacttcaatatATTTCAACACATTAATGTATCCACCTAATGAAATATATGCCAaaataatgattaatgattTCTTAAAATATCTTTAATTTGCACCTGGAAATATTTCAGACCACTATTTTAAACCGCAATGCCAATGATCACATTGATTTATAtcagtaaaacataaaatgctTATTgatatggtaaatatgaagaaTGTTATACAGCAAAGACGCGACAAAATTAATAATAGATTTTTCATAGgattaaaacaattattttcatttacatatgGAAAGATTGGGTAAATAACATGACACCACATCTAGTAATATACATCGatctcattcattattcattgaCATTACTCATCGTCTTAAACTGCTGAGCTGTTTAGACTGAACCATTCCTTATCCACCCCCTCATAGTTTTTCCATGTTACTGCTTCCAGGGACAAAAGTGACTGTCCTCCTAACAGTGTTAAATGAAATCTTTggtcagcagctcagcagctcagcaggCACAGCGACGCAGCTTACGCAGCAGCCTTCACAGATCGTTGAGTGAAATCTGTATTTGCTTTCTAAACCGTGTgatgtctctggttctgctcCTCAGGGAGCTGAAGCACCGGGCGGTCCAGCATCCCAATGAACCCAAGTTCCAGATTCATGAATACATCGAAGCGCAGAAGGAGAAGTCGGGCTGCTGCAGCTACTTCTAAATCTCGAGTCCTCCTCCCACCACTCTGGGTGAACAGACTGTCCAGAGACACACCAGGAGCTACTGAGTGGGAGGAAGCCCTATTAAGTCACTGCTGCTCCCAAAATATGATGCTGCCAGTCATTCAAGACTACAAGCCAAAAGTAGATCAATGGAGTGAGAGGAGGATAAACCAAGCTATTGACTCACAAAACCCACATTTTCTTTAGTTAACAGTTTACTCAACTCTTTAGAGTTCATCATTATGAGCGAAATAGTTTAATGTAGAAATTTAAGCAAATAGTACACAAACGATTAGAATGATATGAGAAAATAGTCCTATGCTATTGGTTTCCTTTGtatgagttagatgagaaaaccACTCTCGTGCATGTttggagctggagtcaggatgtggttagcctagcttagcatgacgACCGGAGGCGGGtggaaacagcgagcctggctctgtctaaagttaAAATAGATACGCCTACCGACAACTCCaaagctcactcattaacacGTTGCATCTGTTTAACCCCGAAATGCATGGGTGGCTTTGCAAACATATCTACATACCTCAGGTCTTTAGTGCAAATGATATAATGCAAATGAAGCCATATATTAAAATCATGTAAACTTTTCtgaacaataacaaacacacaaaaaaatgtatttttgcatcCAGCATAccatgaataaaaaatgtatcaCTCTTGCATACCTCAAATCTCTTGCAACCCTATAAACATTTTAGAGAAAAACAATGCTTTTAATCGTTTTTAACACCAgaacattattaaaaacaaatagtttgagCAATAACAGGGAGTTTAGTGCTTAATCCTGGGTCACTTCTGACCAGAGGTATGCATTTAAAGGTTAacccatacacaaacagaaatataacaagaccaagagtcatgctagccatgctagcagctctgtgagtctgtaccacagcggtgctttgagctagaTGCTAACATCAATATaccagcatgctcacaatgacaatgctaacaggctaatgttcagcaagtataatgtttatcaagatcaacatcttagttttgcacgttagaatgctaacatttgctaattagcaataataaacacaaagtaccactgaggctgatgggaatatgctctgcaagtatttggtcataaaccaaagtaaagtGCTGGACAagttgaaattttgacctgatgacggcgctagatgaaaagattgGGATCACCAAAGAGGTTACAATTCCTCCTCAGggcaacatgaatgtctgcaccaaatgcaatggcaatccatctaatagttgtcgagacacTTCGCTAAAAAAACGGAAATATCAAcgtcatggtggcgctagagcaAACATGCGAGAACCTCCAAaatcagtaggcttcatcctctgaagaccatgaatgtctgcagaaATGTTCATGCCAATCAAgccaatagttgttgagctaTTTCATACCGATCGTGCTAGCATTTGTGGTGTTAAGGGGGAGTAACATGCCCTAACTACTCAgcttagcatgctaaactagaCTAACCACAGCTGAAGCTCCATATTTAACGCACAAACTCAAGATTGATAccgaccttctcatctaactctcggaaaTTAAGTGAattagcatatttcccaaaatgtttcaCTTCTTCTTGAAGGAATTATATAATTCATGCTTCtttgaataatatatttttggTTGTTTGCCTTACGTAGATCTCTGACTggaaatagtttgttttttttaacctaccTTTTAATTTACCACTAAATCATTGCTGAAGGTGTGTTGCGATCACACCAGTTGGCCAAACTGGAAGATATTGTAAAAACTACATACCCCCACGCACCACTGACATAAACCAGAGGAGAACACAGTCTCAAGGCAGAGTTATATAAGTTTGGATCCGCTTTGAAAAATCAACATTGCTACGACCTTATGTATCATGCAATGTACcaacagatggagacaaagGCCATACACTGTGTTCAAAGCCATGTGCATGGACAAAAGCCCGGTCCATATATATGACTTAGTCAGGCTGGCCAGCAAACTGTTCCGAGTGACTGTCGGCGGCTGTTGAACACTCACTGACTCGAGAAAAGCTCAGGGACACAGCTGGAGGAAAAGCGTATGTGCTTTGAGCACCTGGCGAGGAAGACGGCAAGGGAACTCTATTTCTGAACATGCAGAGGAACTGTTTTGGTCACCTGAAATGTGTCTCCGAACATAACCAATTGACTATGATCTGTGGTTGGATGTCCAATTTTGTCCTTCATTTAGGAAACATTTATGTCTGTATTGTGTTAGTGAGTGACTGGACAGATTtgtaaaaaaatcttttttgaCATGTTGGCTGcattatcccccccccccccaaaaaaaatatattttgctttttctggCCTGATTATGGCCTTTGAAGCTCAGTTGCATGTTTGCCGGTTTGCATGTACCAAATATGTGCGCAGTGCCTCCAGAACATTAAActctgtttatatttgtatcaagatgaacatgaaaatatgaacaaatatttaGCATTTCTCTTCAGATTTTAACTCAACACTCAGGGttaaattttgttttgaaatacaaGATCTAGCATGTAAGTCCTCATCActacattaaagctgcattaattgattttcattatctttatttgagccacttgggggcagcagaacaaaatgtaaacataacattGCCGTATTACTTGAGGGGAACAGCAGAGCGTGGTGGTAATCCTCTGTGGGTGTGTCGCTCCAGGCGACACCTTCTGCGTTACACATACGTCATTTGATCCACCGataatagaaaaatattgattagtgcgGCTTTAAGGAGCTAATGATGTCAGAACAAAACAGCTCCATGTTCAGGTTTTACTGTAACACAAGCAAGTGAATGAACTTCTGTGTGACAACAGAATGCAATGCTCTTCTGCAAATATTTCATATTGGTCAGTTACTTTATGGATGCCCTGACTCAGTTTGGACAGCTCAGGTCTGACACACTTTATAATCTAAAATTATTCAGACTTTGTGTATATTGAACAGTTCCTTGATGACAGACCATGCTGCCAAAAGTTGTCTTTGACGTGTTGTATGCTGCATAAGAAATAAACTATTTTTAACTGAGCACACTTTATATGGACACTAGTTTCCCTTGCAGTCACCCACCACATGATTAACAGTAGCCACAAgggtgtgtacatgtgtgagtgtgagagataGACAGGTTGCAAGctatcaaattaccacaaaccagCTGACAAACAATGCATATGGGGCCTTCGGGGTTCCTTGAATTCTATTTGCCTGGTTTTGTGCTTCACTCAAAAAACAATCATGATCATGATCAACGTTTGTTATGTCGTGAAGCTGCAGGaataaatagaaacaaaacTTCCCATCTGCAGGTCTagccttcaaaacaaaagcgTAAAAAGTGTtgcagcttttaaaaatgtggaTTCAAATTAATTTACCTTCCCCCTTGTTTTCAACCTTGTACCAACTCCAGCGAGGGAGATGTTGTTTCTCAGTGCTTTTATGGTCCAGTTACCTCATTTTGTGGAGGCCGTGTAATAACGTGGCATCACTATTTTCTAGATACTGCTTGCTCTCCTATGTTGAGAAGTTATGTGAAGTCGCGACCTTTCTTTGACCAAATTGTGCGGCAATGTTTGGTTGGTGAAAGTTGGCGAAATAGTAAAGATCGCTTAATGATCTTTCAAAAGATTGTCTTCGTTTTCAAGGTCAATAATCATCAGCCTAAAGGAGAGCAGCATCTGCAGCAACAAATCACATCCAGTAGCAGCACgtagaacaaaaacagaagatcCAACCCACTTCTGCAGAGGTCATCTGCCTCCCAGACTGTAAAACTAGAGCTCTGGTCAAACCCTCTCTGTGGAAGGTTTTAATACCCTGCCCAATTACATTTAATCTCCAAGCCCCTCCTTcctcaaacaggaggaggaggaggctgtggaaCACATTCAGGAGACCAAACTTAAGTAACACAGCATGTCCTGACTGCATAGCTACTTATACTACTGAACTAATAAATGTTAtgagtaacacctgtgcttttccctaTTGTCAATGACTTCCCAACATACTGTTATGTGTCCTGCGCAAATGCACGAGTGTAAGAAGTCATGTACAGTAGCCTGTGCAGTGTCAGCCTTGTATGAGGCTTGCAGAAAGCAGGAATTGGTACTCCAAACACTGCAGAACAGTAaccaaaggaaagaaaatgaggtACCCAAAATATTGTTGCTAGTCAGGGTCATAGCCAGgatttagaaatactgaggtcataaatccatccaccccccccccccccctcctccactcccaGATAATTTTGCTCTGTCTACTTctgatgaggaaaaacaactgTTGTATTTACTCATTTAGCATATATATTTCTTAAATTTTCAAATTTAAGGGCACTTAGTCTAAAGGACATTGGTATCCTGCTTTTAAAACACACTCTGTAACTTTCAGTTGTAAACTGTAGTTTAGATACCCACAATCTCAGACAAGTAGATTCAGGGGACGTGGCCCCGTGTCCTCCATGGTGGCTACGGCCCTGAAATCTTAACAGTTGCGATGTATACTGAGAAGtattagcttttattttgaaaatccgATGACGCGCGTTAATCTCATTGCTGAGCACGGGACGCTTCGGATTGGATGTGGAAAAAGTAGACTGCGAAATAGCAGCTCACGGGGGGAGGGTCCGTGCACCAGGCGGTAGGCGTGAAAACGCAACATTAGCAGCGGAAAGTTTACTGTGACTCAGTGCAGCGGAAGTGAAGTTCCAGCAAAGTT
The DNA window shown above is from Enoplosus armatus isolate fEnoArm2 chromosome 20 unlocalized genomic scaffold, fEnoArm2.hap1 SUPER_20_unloc_1, whole genome shotgun sequence and carries:
- the LOC139307149 gene encoding ras-related protein Rab-37-like, whose amino-acid sequence is FLQTILVGDSGVGKTSLLVQFDQGKFIPGSFSATVGIGFTNKEVTVDDVKVKLQIWDTAGQERFRSVTHAYYRDAHALLLLYDITSKTSFDNIRAWLTEVHEYAQSDVVIMLLGNKADMSSDRAIRRDEGERLAREYSVPFMETSAKTGVNVELAFTAVAKELKHRAVQHPNEPKFQIHEYIEAQKEKSGCCSYF